From a region of the Paenibacillus lutimineralis genome:
- a CDS encoding response regulator transcription factor → MRKIAIIDDERQVLQGMKRVIPWGELNAEWAGEALNGQDGLEMIRETQPDIVITDIYMPVMSGLDMIEHLRKDGFGGKIIILSGYSDFEHARQALRFNVSDYVSKPISVPTLKSVLYKVIQELVEEEEKVNIQVELKHKLMIYEPFIEKEWVRSAAVGTLNRYYQDGAHLPEAYQYWADCSHAAIGIDLVRDGRANELSVSDWNLFRFAISNIACEVARKVFPIIEYTELHSTRAVLIIHPKRGSSCEQLEDGLRELGVKLIDNVKSYLRLAICVGIGRIRGEWTKLPESTEEAFRSIDRREQRMVPSYDLYKYKGQMREDSEQVALFPVKFSFKLANAMKTVQEAEAQQIVAEYIEELGKQDGISKDYVQMLGSELWGIMTYCLYEAGIFLDDLFTNDQIAKELLTLYQPEQLAEWLSAKISLICNSRQMKGSSKHRQVVDFMTQYIHEHYAEDLTLADLSDKVYISRNHLSIIFKNITGETFNNYLTRVRMEKARELLLERNLLVYEVAEQVGYKNVPYFSTLFKKVTGMNPTELIK, encoded by the coding sequence GTGCGGAAGATCGCCATTATTGATGATGAACGCCAGGTGCTGCAAGGGATGAAGCGGGTCATCCCTTGGGGGGAGCTGAATGCGGAGTGGGCCGGAGAAGCGCTGAATGGACAGGACGGACTAGAGATGATCCGGGAGACACAGCCGGACATCGTCATAACGGATATCTATATGCCAGTGATGAGTGGACTGGATATGATCGAGCATTTAAGAAAGGATGGGTTCGGTGGGAAAATTATCATCCTGAGCGGATACTCTGACTTTGAACATGCGAGGCAGGCTCTACGCTTCAATGTTAGCGATTATGTGTCGAAGCCGATCAGTGTTCCTACATTAAAGAGCGTCTTATATAAAGTCATTCAAGAGCTTGTTGAAGAGGAAGAGAAAGTCAATATCCAGGTGGAGCTTAAACATAAGCTGATGATCTATGAGCCTTTTATCGAGAAGGAGTGGGTAAGATCTGCCGCAGTAGGTACGCTTAACCGTTACTATCAAGATGGCGCCCATCTGCCGGAGGCTTATCAGTATTGGGCTGATTGCAGTCATGCGGCGATTGGTATCGATCTGGTTCGTGATGGTCGGGCGAATGAGTTATCCGTGTCCGATTGGAATTTGTTTCGCTTCGCCATCAGCAATATTGCCTGCGAAGTCGCGCGAAAGGTATTTCCCATTATCGAGTATACAGAGCTTCATAGTACGAGGGCCGTGTTGATTATCCATCCCAAGCGTGGCAGCTCCTGCGAGCAGTTGGAGGATGGGTTGAGGGAGCTTGGTGTCAAGCTGATCGACAATGTCAAGAGCTACTTAAGGCTAGCTATTTGTGTGGGAATCGGAAGGATACGCGGGGAGTGGACGAAGCTGCCGGAATCGACAGAGGAAGCATTTCGATCGATCGATCGCCGAGAACAGAGGATGGTCCCTTCCTACGATTTGTACAAGTATAAAGGACAGATGAGAGAAGATTCGGAGCAGGTTGCTCTGTTCCCGGTTAAGTTCTCCTTCAAGCTGGCCAATGCTATGAAGACGGTTCAGGAGGCCGAGGCGCAGCAGATCGTTGCCGAGTATATTGAAGAGCTTGGTAAGCAGGATGGGATCTCCAAAGATTATGTGCAGATGCTAGGCAGCGAATTGTGGGGCATCATGACCTATTGCTTGTATGAGGCAGGTATTTTCCTCGACGATCTATTCACGAATGACCAGATTGCCAAAGAACTGTTAACGTTATACCAGCCCGAACAGCTGGCGGAATGGCTGTCAGCAAAAATCTCACTGATATGCAACAGCCGGCAGATGAAAGGAAGCAGCAAGCATAGACAGGTTGTCGACTTCATGACCCAATATATTCATGAGCACTATGCTGAAGATTTGACGCTTGCCGATTTGTCAGACAAAGTGTACATTTCCCGGAATCATTTATCGATCATCTTCAAAAATATTACCGGCGAGACCTTCAACAACTATTTAACTCGGGTACGGATGGAGAAGGCACGTGAGCTGTTGCTGGAACGGAATTTGCTCGTCTATGAGGTAGCGGAACAGGTTGGCTATAAGAATGTTCCTTACTTCAGCACGCTATTCAAGAAGGTTACGGGAATGAACCCAACAGAACTCATTAAATAA
- a CDS encoding Gfo/Idh/MocA family protein: MKPVKFSIIGGAGFRAQYYLRIAQTMPERFQVSATVVRNEAKALEMEKKWGVSTYRTLDQMLQSESPDFIVVSVSGNEGLNYLCRLAEEGIPVLAETPPAPDLEGLEQLHDKLLATDIRIQVAEQYQFHPIQEARLALIRSGRLGRITETTVSISHLYHGVSLIRKMLGISFENVKIRGMRFESQWVGGPTREGNPTEDRMMPLQRDLAWLDFGDRLGIYDFTKDQHRSWTRSNHLSVRGERGEIFDSRVLIQQESTIPLQLELKRINKGELENQEGYFLKGILCGENWLYENPYAPARLYDDEIAIAHCLQKMADYVAGGPEFYSVAEASQDHYLGMMIEKAILSGEVVETQHQRWAR, translated from the coding sequence TTGAAACCGGTGAAATTCAGTATTATTGGCGGAGCCGGCTTCCGCGCGCAGTATTATCTCAGAATTGCTCAGACGATGCCCGAGCGGTTCCAGGTTAGCGCCACGGTCGTCAGGAATGAGGCTAAAGCGCTGGAAATGGAAAAGAAATGGGGCGTATCAACCTATCGGACACTGGATCAGATGCTGCAAAGCGAGAGCCCGGATTTTATCGTCGTATCCGTAAGCGGCAATGAAGGTCTGAATTATCTGTGCAGACTGGCAGAGGAAGGGATTCCGGTATTGGCAGAGACACCACCTGCTCCTGATCTGGAAGGACTGGAACAGTTGCATGATAAGCTGCTTGCTACTGACATACGTATTCAGGTGGCTGAGCAATATCAGTTCCATCCGATCCAGGAAGCACGCCTAGCTTTGATCCGATCAGGGAGACTAGGCAGAATTACAGAGACAACGGTATCAATATCTCATCTGTATCATGGCGTAAGTCTTATCCGTAAAATGCTGGGGATCTCATTTGAAAATGTGAAAATTCGAGGGATGCGATTCGAATCCCAGTGGGTTGGTGGACCGACACGCGAAGGGAACCCGACAGAGGACCGAATGATGCCACTCCAGAGAGACTTGGCTTGGCTCGATTTTGGAGATCGTCTTGGAATATATGATTTTACCAAGGACCAGCACCGCTCCTGGACGCGTTCGAACCATTTGTCTGTCAGAGGGGAACGAGGCGAAATCTTCGACAGTCGCGTTCTGATTCAACAGGAATCGACGATACCGCTCCAATTGGAGCTGAAACGGATTAACAAGGGGGAACTGGAGAATCAGGAAGGCTATTTCCTGAAAGGGATTTTGTGTGGGGAGAATTGGTTGTACGAGAATCCGTATGCTCCGGCCAGATTATATGATGACGAGATCGCTATTGCCCACTGCTTACAGAAGATGGCTGATTATGTAGCCGGTGGACCCGAGTTCTACAGTGTGGCGGAGGCATCGCAGGATCATTATCTCGGCATGATGATCGAGAAGGCGATATTATCAGGTGAGGTTGTCGAGACCCAGCATCAGCGCTGGGCTAGATAG
- a CDS encoding adenine deaminase, protein MSTSQLFARPQLADCVPDLVATARGDKKATLVIKNAKLVNVCSGEIQDGISIGVQGSRIAFVGVDPSHMIGTDTKIIDAAGRYVAPGLLDGHCHIESSQITPTQFARAVLPKGTTGGFFDAHEITNVLGLPGLRLMLDEARQTPLAAYMQVASCVPSTGPDMETAGAEIGPAEVAEAFTWGPDMIALGEVMNFPGVVFGDEKMIGEIQATLRAGRVADGHYTWPVDDWRISAYAASGITGCHESVNAEDVIERVRRGMYAKMRRGSAWHDVAESIKAHTDYGIDTRRMMLVTDDRSPESLVDEGHMDFVVRHAISQGVRPVTAFQMATINTAERFGVARDVGTITPASIADIIILDGNLADVNVVMTIAAGQVVAENGKMTVELPEFEYPQEAINSVHLTRTVIEQDFVIEAPIQSGELTARAIGVRENHVDTTEDLVFVRIENGQVALKVEDGISKLAVIERHKGTGNKTVGLVSRVGFNVPAAIATTVAHDCHNVMIIGNSDALMAKAANTVAEMQGGIAVVTEDKIVKLPLPVAGLMSNAPFEQVAEQSRAVSQALYQAGCTMNYAFMTLSLLALVVIPELRISDLGLFKMTEQGFVKVPLFVEE, encoded by the coding sequence ATGAGTACATCACAGTTGTTTGCCAGACCACAGCTTGCTGATTGTGTGCCTGACCTAGTTGCTACGGCGCGGGGAGATAAGAAGGCTACACTGGTTATTAAAAATGCGAAACTGGTCAATGTATGTTCTGGAGAGATTCAGGACGGTATATCGATCGGTGTTCAAGGCAGCCGGATTGCCTTCGTAGGGGTGGATCCCAGCCATATGATCGGTACAGATACGAAGATCATCGATGCTGCTGGGCGTTATGTCGCTCCTGGTTTGCTGGATGGTCATTGTCATATTGAGAGCAGTCAGATAACACCAACCCAATTCGCCAGAGCCGTGCTTCCAAAGGGTACGACGGGCGGATTTTTTGATGCTCATGAGATTACAAATGTATTGGGACTGCCTGGCCTGAGACTCATGCTGGACGAAGCCAGACAAACCCCGCTTGCTGCTTATATGCAGGTTGCTTCATGCGTTCCGTCTACAGGCCCGGATATGGAGACGGCGGGAGCTGAGATCGGCCCGGCAGAGGTTGCTGAAGCCTTCACTTGGGGTCCTGATATGATCGCCTTGGGCGAAGTCATGAACTTCCCGGGCGTGGTATTCGGAGACGAGAAGATGATTGGAGAGATTCAGGCTACGCTGCGTGCTGGTAGAGTAGCGGACGGACACTATACGTGGCCAGTTGATGATTGGAGAATATCTGCTTATGCGGCTAGCGGAATTACTGGCTGCCATGAGAGCGTGAACGCTGAGGATGTTATTGAGCGTGTCAGAAGAGGCATGTACGCCAAAATGAGACGCGGTTCGGCCTGGCATGATGTCGCCGAATCGATTAAGGCTCATACAGACTATGGGATTGATACACGTCGCATGATGCTCGTCACAGACGATCGCAGCCCGGAATCTCTCGTCGATGAGGGACATATGGACTTTGTAGTCCGTCATGCGATCTCGCAAGGTGTACGTCCGGTAACGGCTTTCCAGATGGCAACGATCAATACGGCAGAACGCTTTGGGGTTGCTCGGGATGTAGGCACCATTACACCGGCTTCCATCGCTGACATCATTATCCTTGATGGTAATTTGGCCGACGTGAACGTTGTTATGACGATTGCGGCTGGACAAGTTGTGGCTGAGAACGGCAAGATGACCGTAGAATTGCCTGAGTTCGAATATCCGCAGGAGGCTATTAACTCGGTGCACCTTACTCGTACGGTGATTGAACAGGACTTTGTTATCGAAGCCCCAATCCAATCCGGCGAATTGACGGCGCGAGCTATCGGTGTACGCGAGAACCACGTGGATACGACGGAAGACCTTGTGTTTGTGCGGATTGAGAACGGACAGGTTGCACTTAAGGTAGAGGATGGCATCTCCAAGTTGGCCGTCATTGAGCGTCACAAAGGAACAGGCAACAAGACGGTGGGTCTGGTATCGCGCGTTGGCTTCAACGTACCGGCTGCGATCGCAACGACCGTTGCTCATGACTGTCATAATGTGATGATCATCGGGAATTCCGATGCTCTGATGGCCAAGGCTGCGAACACCGTTGCAGAAATGCAGGGCGGTATCGCTGTTGTTACCGAAGACAAGATCGTCAAGCTGCCGCTACCTGTGGCTGGACTGATGTCGAATGCGCCGTTCGAACAGGTTGCCGAGCAATCTCGTGCGGTAAGTCAAGCGTTGTATCAGGCAGGCTGCACAATGAACTATGCGTTCATGACCTTGTCACTGCTGGCGCTGGTTGTTATTCCTGAACTGCGTATTTCCGATCTCGGTCTGTTCAAGATGACAGAGCAAGGATTTGTGAAGGTTCCTTTGTTCGTCGAGGAGTAA
- the tenA gene encoding thiaminase II — protein sequence MSFTRELRQQADRIFQAIYDHPFVRGIADGTLKKEQLIHYVKQDFEYLNAFMRIYGIAISKSRTREEIEMFNEQINFVLHSEVHPHNNFCRVAGVTYEELQGFPLAPSAHHYIRHMLTVAHEGSLGEIVSALLPCPWTYIEIGQRLLEEVKPDESHPFYDWIDFYGGGMSDLTERFCRYVDDWAEHVTEAERLRMREHFLLSCQLEYMFWDMAFREEEWPVAMDLGSEAMGRN from the coding sequence ATGAGTTTTACGAGAGAGCTTCGTCAGCAGGCAGATCGTATTTTTCAAGCTATTTATGACCATCCATTTGTACGTGGGATCGCGGACGGAACATTGAAGAAGGAGCAGTTGATCCATTATGTGAAGCAGGATTTTGAGTATTTGAACGCCTTTATGCGGATTTATGGCATTGCCATATCCAAGAGCCGTACGCGGGAGGAGATCGAGATGTTCAACGAGCAGATCAACTTCGTGCTTCATAGCGAAGTGCACCCGCATAACAATTTTTGCCGCGTGGCTGGAGTTACTTATGAGGAACTCCAAGGCTTTCCGCTCGCGCCCTCGGCACATCACTATATCCGTCATATGCTAACCGTTGCGCACGAAGGCAGCCTGGGTGAGATCGTGTCCGCGTTGCTGCCTTGTCCTTGGACGTATATCGAAATCGGTCAGCGTCTGCTAGAGGAAGTCAAACCAGATGAATCGCATCCGTTCTACGATTGGATCGATTTCTACGGGGGAGGAATGTCGGATCTGACCGAACGATTCTGCCGTTATGTAGATGACTGGGCTGAGCACGTGACCGAAGCCGAGCGGCTGCGAATGAGAGAGCATTTTCTGCTGAGCTGCCAACTGGAATATATGTTCTGGGATATGGCATTCCGCGAGGAAGAATGGCCGGTTGCCATGGATTTGGGAAGCGAGGCTATGGGCCGTAACTGA
- the thiM gene encoding hydroxyethylthiazole kinase — MSTLEQDIAALLTKVQKARPLVHNMTNVVVTNFTANGLLALGASPVMAYAREEVADMAKVAGALVLNIGTLSTEQVDAMIIAGKSANLHGVPVLLDPVGVGATRLRTEAAERILREVKIALIRGNASEIANLVGEVSDIKGVDAAESSAEINAEIALRASHQFNAVVAITGKEDVIADGAHYRIISGGDVLLTQVTGAGCLLTSVLGAFAAVERDMMLAGTAGLAYYGAAAARAAERTASLGPGSFQVAFLDELAKLHPHSVKGYATIAEASSMAAGGESR, encoded by the coding sequence ATGAGTACACTCGAACAGGATATTGCTGCACTCTTAACTAAGGTACAGAAAGCACGGCCGCTCGTACATAATATGACGAACGTGGTCGTTACCAATTTCACCGCGAATGGTCTGCTTGCGCTTGGCGCGTCGCCAGTGATGGCTTATGCCCGGGAAGAGGTAGCGGATATGGCCAAAGTGGCGGGTGCACTGGTACTGAATATTGGCACGCTGTCGACTGAGCAGGTGGATGCAATGATCATCGCCGGGAAGTCAGCCAACCTTCATGGTGTTCCTGTATTGCTGGACCCTGTAGGTGTGGGGGCAACCCGCCTCCGTACGGAGGCAGCCGAGCGGATTCTGCGTGAGGTGAAGATTGCCCTAATTCGCGGCAATGCTTCGGAGATCGCTAATCTGGTCGGTGAAGTTTCGGACATTAAAGGAGTAGATGCGGCTGAGAGCAGTGCGGAAATAAATGCGGAAATCGCACTCCGGGCATCCCATCAATTCAATGCAGTAGTGGCCATAACTGGCAAAGAGGATGTCATAGCCGATGGGGCTCACTACCGGATCATCAGCGGCGGAGATGTGCTACTGACCCAGGTCACCGGAGCTGGCTGCTTGCTGACATCTGTGCTAGGGGCTTTCGCAGCGGTTGAGCGCGATATGATGCTCGCGGGCACGGCGGGATTGGCTTATTACGGTGCAGCTGCAGCTCGTGCTGCGGAACGGACCGCCTCGTTAGGACCGGGCAGCTTCCAGGTTGCCTTCCTGGATGAACTGGCCAAGCTTCACCCTCATTCGGTGAAGGGATATGCAACTATAGCTGAGGCGAGTAGCATGGCTGCCGGAGGTGAATCAAGATGA
- the thiD gene encoding bifunctional hydroxymethylpyrimidine kinase/phosphomethylpyrimidine kinase, giving the protein MSIPRALTIAGSDSGGGAGIQADLKTFQELDVFGMSAITAITVQNTLGVEKVYPLPPEASAEQIRAVGSDIGVDALKTGMLFNAEIIELVARQIASFGWRNVVVDPVMIAKGGASLLLTEAIQAMKEHLLPLALIVTPNIPEAEVLSGIQIRTMEDRREAAKRIAEHGARTVVIKGGHDQGDRVIDLLYDGSAFTGLAGRRIETKHTHGTGCTFSAAIAAGLAKGLTVERAVEEARAFIQAAIEDTLELGRGHGPTNHWAYCRRRVQV; this is encoded by the coding sequence ATGAGCATTCCGAGAGCTCTGACGATCGCCGGTTCGGATAGCGGAGGTGGTGCCGGAATTCAGGCTGACCTTAAGACTTTTCAGGAGCTGGATGTGTTCGGGATGTCGGCGATTACCGCGATTACAGTTCAGAATACGCTCGGGGTTGAGAAGGTATATCCATTGCCGCCTGAGGCATCGGCCGAGCAGATCAGGGCGGTAGGTTCGGATATCGGCGTCGATGCGCTCAAGACAGGAATGCTCTTCAATGCGGAGATTATTGAACTGGTTGCGAGACAGATTGCCAGCTTCGGCTGGCGAAATGTCGTCGTTGATCCGGTGATGATCGCCAAAGGCGGGGCATCGCTGCTGCTCACTGAAGCGATTCAGGCGATGAAGGAGCATTTGCTCCCGCTTGCCCTGATCGTTACGCCAAATATCCCAGAGGCAGAAGTGCTGTCAGGCATCCAGATCCGTACGATGGAGGATCGTCGCGAAGCTGCGAAGCGTATCGCCGAACATGGAGCGCGCACCGTGGTCATCAAGGGGGGGCATGATCAAGGGGATCGGGTGATAGATCTGCTATATGACGGTAGCGCCTTTACGGGGCTCGCTGGTAGGCGTATAGAGACCAAGCATACGCATGGAACCGGCTGCACATTCTCGGCCGCAATCGCGGCAGGTCTGGCAAAGGGGTTGACAGTAGAGCGGGCTGTAGAGGAGGCGCGCGCCTTCATCCAAGCGGCGATTGAGGACACACTGGAGCTGGGGCGGGGTCATGGACCAACCAATCATTGGGCTTACTGTCGAAGGAGGGTACAAGTCTGA
- the thiE gene encoding thiamine phosphate synthase, with amino-acid sequence MEKNGERVGKHGRISSDRMREYLQLYLVVGSVNCKEDPVKVVRKALEGGVTLVQFREKGPGSLTGEARLELAGQLRALCHSAGALFIVNDDVELALAVDADGVHIGQEDEAADRVRARIGERILGVSAITFEEARSAIRQGADYLGIGPIYPTSSKEDARAVQGPQVLKTLRAQGITAPIVGIGGITAARAAEVVSAGADGVAVISAITQADDAQSAAAALALKVIGSRCDRVDSMYE; translated from the coding sequence ATGGAGAAGAACGGGGAGCGTGTTGGAAAACACGGAAGAATCTCTTCCGACCGAATGCGTGAGTATTTGCAGCTCTATTTGGTTGTAGGCTCTGTGAACTGCAAGGAAGATCCCGTCAAGGTCGTGCGTAAAGCGCTGGAGGGCGGAGTCACACTCGTTCAGTTTCGGGAGAAAGGGCCCGGTAGTCTGACGGGGGAAGCCCGGCTGGAGCTTGCTGGGCAGCTGCGGGCCCTGTGCCACAGCGCGGGAGCTCTGTTCATCGTCAATGACGATGTGGAGCTGGCGCTGGCGGTGGATGCCGATGGGGTTCACATCGGCCAGGAGGATGAGGCGGCGGACCGCGTCCGTGCCCGTATCGGCGAGCGGATTCTCGGCGTATCCGCGATTACGTTCGAGGAGGCACGGTCCGCCATCCGTCAGGGGGCCGATTACCTCGGCATCGGCCCGATCTATCCGACGAGCTCCAAGGAGGATGCTCGTGCTGTGCAGGGCCCACAGGTGCTGAAGACGCTGCGGGCCCAGGGCATTACCGCGCCGATCGTCGGTATCGGCGGGATTACCGCGGCGCGCGCGGCGGAGGTCGTGTCCGCCGGAGCGGATGGTGTCGCCGTGATCTCGGCGATCACCCAGGCGGACGACGCCCAGAGCGCCGCGGCCGCCCTTGCACTCAAGGTGATTGGTAGCCGGTGTGATCGCGTCGATAGTATGTACGAGTGA
- a CDS encoding GNAT family N-acetyltransferase, producing the protein MQTSIIRTVEELTSIEQQWRDFMRHIENPEIFASWEWMESYIHHLMGPSKELFIIVVTDQDTCVAIAPLCKVSQKIIWRRISTLQFIVSDVGDVNQICIHKDCHGVKVLNQIIQVLLQHQDEWDWMDLYNLQSSNPQTELVKHFFGEQFDLFERKLSVAPYIDLKQYNDTKADKSRIKAIERKERKLLRDHDVTIKIFEPFDLQKWGNFTELHKQRWQDSLFNQPNNEAFFKEVLLQLNNQERTHLSYLDINGHTAAAWLTMIYADKAYMYMIASPKHYAEYGVGLVLTNRVIRHLMNSSSCLRDIDFLSGQQDYKFYWADRLKINYHIRFINRARRTKLLRAYSLIQFNKPRLKSLLTQR; encoded by the coding sequence ATGCAGACGTCAATTATTCGAACTGTAGAGGAATTAACCAGCATAGAACAACAATGGCGGGATTTCATGCGTCATATAGAGAATCCTGAAATCTTCGCATCGTGGGAGTGGATGGAATCGTATATTCATCACTTGATGGGCCCTTCGAAAGAACTCTTTATTATCGTCGTTACCGATCAAGATACATGCGTAGCCATAGCTCCTTTGTGTAAAGTGAGCCAGAAAATCATATGGCGCAGAATAAGTACACTACAGTTTATTGTTTCCGATGTAGGAGATGTAAATCAAATTTGCATCCATAAAGACTGTCATGGCGTGAAAGTACTCAACCAAATCATCCAAGTACTGCTGCAGCATCAAGATGAATGGGATTGGATGGACTTGTATAATCTACAATCCAGTAATCCGCAAACAGAGCTGGTTAAGCATTTTTTCGGTGAACAATTTGATCTGTTCGAAAGAAAATTATCTGTTGCCCCATATATTGATTTAAAGCAATATAACGATACGAAAGCCGATAAGAGCAGGATTAAAGCAATTGAACGCAAAGAGCGGAAATTATTACGGGATCATGATGTAACAATTAAAATCTTTGAGCCCTTTGATCTGCAAAAATGGGGCAACTTTACCGAATTACATAAACAACGTTGGCAAGATAGTTTGTTTAACCAACCTAATAATGAGGCTTTCTTTAAAGAAGTCTTGCTGCAACTCAACAACCAAGAACGCACACACCTCTCTTATCTTGATATAAATGGCCATACCGCTGCAGCTTGGCTCACCATGATCTATGCAGACAAAGCATATATGTACATGATCGCATCACCTAAGCATTACGCGGAATATGGGGTTGGGTTAGTATTGACTAATCGGGTGATTCGTCATCTCATGAATAGCAGTAGCTGTTTGCGAGATATTGATTTTCTAAGCGGTCAGCAGGATTACAAATTTTACTGGGCAGATCGCTTAAAAATCAACTATCATATCCGGTTCATTAACCGAGCACGTAGAACTAAGCTGCTTCGAGCCTATTCCCTCATTCAATTCAATAAGCCGCGATTGAAATCGCTCCTCACACAACGTTAA
- a CDS encoding response regulator transcription factor, with product MLDILIVDDDRHIRELVGYYLQNEGYRVIEAADGNEASELLFSRNIDLAIVDVMMPGKDGFQLCEEIRRYYDFPVILLTAKDQLADKERGFSVGTDDYLTKPFEPQELLFRIKALLRRYQMVSAESIKLGDTIMNRKGYEVHCKGKQLMLPLKEFELLFQLASYPGRIFTREELIELIWGIDFNGDDRTVDVHIKRLRDRFKDNHDIIITTMRGVGYKLEAASS from the coding sequence ATGTTAGATATATTAATCGTTGATGATGATCGGCATATTCGCGAGCTGGTGGGTTATTATTTGCAGAACGAGGGATATCGGGTGATCGAGGCTGCTGATGGCAATGAGGCTTCAGAGCTTCTTTTCTCCCGGAACATTGATCTTGCCATCGTAGATGTCATGATGCCTGGTAAGGATGGGTTTCAATTATGCGAGGAAATCAGACGGTATTATGATTTTCCGGTGATTCTGTTGACAGCCAAGGATCAGCTGGCGGATAAGGAGCGCGGGTTCTCCGTAGGGACCGATGACTATTTGACGAAGCCTTTTGAACCGCAGGAGCTGTTATTCCGGATCAAAGCGCTGCTTAGACGCTATCAGATGGTGAGCGCGGAGTCGATCAAGCTTGGAGACACGATCATGAACCGTAAAGGATACGAAGTACATTGCAAGGGCAAGCAGCTTATGCTGCCTTTGAAGGAATTTGAACTGCTATTTCAATTAGCCAGCTATCCGGGGCGAATTTTTACACGTGAGGAGTTGATTGAGCTGATCTGGGGCATCGATTTCAACGGGGATGACCGTACAGTGGATGTTCATATCAAAAGATTGCGCGACCGCTTCAAGGACAATCACGACATCATCATTACTACGATGCGGGGCGTTGGCTATAAGCTGGAGGCGGCCAGCTCATGA
- a CDS encoding sensor histidine kinase: protein MRSLYIRILFTSILVILVSSITAFIASNIYYQHKLKPYNDQKISKMAEQIQAFYETNREVNLSDYLEHISDLGYQIYIVNEQGSGYFYGGSFRGTELDQQVIKSVIGGQVYHGIADFPPGLFITGFFDNDLKNSIGVPLKTAEDSFALFIRPNVEVQFGELRNFFAIILVLTIAMSILLFVFNTRWVVHPIIKLTEATKMLAQGKYNIKLDLKRKDEIGELANRFTHMTRSLEQLEEMRQEFVSNVSHEMQSPLASIQGFSHTLLHADLPEEQRRHYLSIIEDESKRMSQLSKQLLMLASLDKEEAILEKSSFDVGDQIRQVLFMTEWSWREKELAIDMDLPSIMVYADSRLMQQVWINLLTNSIKYTEEGGTIFVRLKQQDDLCVVEVEDTGIGIAAEDISNIFQRFYRADKTRSREEGSSGLGLAITNRIITMHGGRIEVESELGKGSVFRVILPMK from the coding sequence ATGAGATCGCTGTACATCCGTATTTTGTTCACGTCGATTCTTGTTATTCTTGTCAGCAGCATCACGGCCTTTATCGCTTCAAACATTTATTATCAGCACAAGCTGAAGCCTTATAACGACCAGAAGATCAGCAAGATGGCCGAACAGATTCAAGCTTTCTACGAGACGAACCGCGAGGTTAATCTGAGTGACTATCTGGAGCATATTAGTGATCTCGGCTATCAAATATACATTGTGAACGAGCAGGGTAGCGGTTATTTCTATGGCGGGTCATTCCGCGGAACAGAACTGGATCAGCAGGTGATCAAGAGCGTCATTGGCGGACAAGTCTACCACGGGATTGCGGATTTTCCCCCGGGGTTGTTCATTACTGGGTTCTTCGACAATGATCTGAAAAATTCTATCGGCGTTCCACTCAAGACAGCCGAGGATTCCTTTGCGCTATTTATCCGGCCGAATGTAGAGGTACAGTTCGGGGAATTACGGAATTTCTTTGCGATCATTCTAGTCCTCACCATCGCGATGAGTATCCTTCTGTTCGTATTTAATACTCGTTGGGTCGTTCACCCGATCATCAAGCTAACGGAAGCGACCAAAATGCTGGCCCAAGGGAAGTACAATATCAAGCTGGATTTGAAAAGAAAGGATGAGATCGGCGAGCTGGCCAATCGGTTCACCCATATGACGCGAAGTCTCGAACAGCTGGAGGAGATGCGGCAGGAGTTCGTCTCCAACGTATCGCATGAGATGCAGTCGCCACTTGCCTCCATCCAGGGCTTCTCACATACGCTGCTGCATGCAGATTTACCGGAAGAGCAGCGGCGTCATTACTTGTCCATTATCGAGGACGAGAGCAAACGGATGTCGCAGTTAAGCAAGCAGCTGCTAATGCTGGCCTCACTGGATAAGGAGGAGGCGATCCTGGAGAAGAGCAGCTTCGATGTCGGCGATCAGATCCGGCAGGTCCTGTTCATGACCGAATGGAGCTGGCGCGAGAAGGAATTGGCCATCGATATGGATCTTCCCTCCATCATGGTCTATGCCGATAGCAGGCTTATGCAGCAGGTGTGGATTAATTTGCTGACGAACAGTATCAAATATACAGAAGAAGGCGGTACGATCTTCGTTCGTCTGAAGCAGCAGGATGACCTATGTGTCGTTGAGGTAGAAGATACGGGGATCGGTATTGCAGCGGAGGATATTTCGAATATTTTTCAGAGATTCTATCGCGCGGATAAGACTAGAAGCCGCGAGGAAGGCAGCAGCGGTCTGGGGCTCGCGATCACGAACAGAATCATCACTATGCACGGCGGACGAATTGAGGTGGAGAGTGAGCTTGGTAAAGGATCGGTATTTCGTGTTATTTTGCCGATGAAGTAA